The Ehrlichia chaffeensis str. Arkansas DNA segment CCCAGATTTCATGTAAATTATAGAAAGTTATCTCAAGTATTAAAAACAACATTTAGTGAACGTCGTAAAATGATACGCTCTACATTAAAAAAACTTACCAATAATGCAGATGAAATGCTAGAATCTCTTAACATTGATAATAATTTACGTCCTGAAAACTTATCAATAGAACAATTCTGTCAAATTACAAATTGTATAAACTAAATATCCTATGTATGTGAGGCTTTCGATATAAATTACCAAAAATATATTGTTATTTTAAATAATAAACCTAGCTTTTACAATTCATCTAACAATTTTCTGGTATACCTTTTGAAGTAGAATATTGAAAATTTAACGGAGAATTAGGGTATATTACATGATATATATGATGACATGCCATTGCAGCCTCTGAAAATCCTGTAAGTATTAACTTAAGTTTTCCTGGATATGTAGCTATATCACCAACTGCATATATTCTATTGCGATTTGTTAGACAAGTCTCAGCATTAACAAGAATTTGATAGTTTTTTACTTCCATTCCCCAATTCAATATAGGACCAAGATTTGCAGATGTACCAAAAAATGGAAATAAATAATCAACTTGTAGCGCCATTTCTTCATGATTCGTAATATTCTTAACAATTACAGAATGCAGTTTACCATTTTCACCACATAATTTTTTAACTTGATATGGAACAATAATCTTTATTTTTCCACTCTGTGATAAATTATCCATCTGCAATGCAGTATTAGGAGCACAACGAAAATTTTTCCTTCTATGTACTACATATAACTGTTTAGCAACCTTAGAAAGCTCAACTGCCCAATCAGCAGCTGAGTCACCTCCTCCTGCTATCATAATATTTTTATCACAAAAATCTGAAACCTTTCTCACTTGGTAAAATACTGATTTATTCTCATAATCAAGAATATTATCTATAGGAAGACGATTTGGACCAAATGCTCCAGCTCCAGCAGCAATGATAATAACTTTACTTTGTACTACAATTCCTGTTGTAGTTCTTATCAAAAA contains these protein-coding regions:
- a CDS encoding NAD(P)/FAD-dependent oxidoreductase, with amino-acid sequence MTDYVTDIAVIGAGPVGIFTVFQAGMLKMRCCVIDALSEIGGQCLALYPEKPIYDIPGYPVINGKELIDSLKKQSEPFNPQYLLGQVAEKIEDYSDYFLIRTTTGIVVQSKVIIIAAGAGAFGPNRLPIDNILDYENKSVFYQVRKVSDFCDKNIMIAGGGDSAADWAVELSKVAKQLYVVHRRKNFRCAPNTALQMDNLSQSGKIKIIVPYQVKKLCGENGKLHSVIVKNITNHEEMALQVDYLFPFFGTSANLGPILNWGMEVKNYQILVNAETCLTNRNRIYAVGDIATYPGKLKLILTGFSEAAMACHHIYHVIYPNSPLNFQYSTSKGIPENC